The Oncorhynchus masou masou isolate Uvic2021 chromosome 31, UVic_Omas_1.1, whole genome shotgun sequence genome includes a region encoding these proteins:
- the LOC135523986 gene encoding histone H1.0-B-like, producing MAETVAAPAPKAKKTKAPKKAASHPKYSDMIMAAVQADKSRGGASRQSVQKYIKSHYKVGDNADSQIKLSLKRMVSGGVLRHTKGIGASGSFKLAKAEDTKKAPKAKTVVKPKKSPVKVAKPKKVAKPKKVAKSPAKAKKAKVSVKKVKKSPKKAAPKPKKVVKKAKVAKPARAAKPKKAKAAKPKAKAAAKKATKKK from the coding sequence ATGGCAGAGACGGTGGCAGCTCCAGCCCCAAAAGCTAAAAAGACGAAGGCACCCAAGAAAGCTGCTTCACACCCGAAATACTCGGATATGATTATGGCGGCCGTCCAGGCAGACAAAAGCCGTGGAGGTGCGTCCAGACAATCTGTCCAGAAGTACATCAAGAGCCACTACAAGGTGGGAGACAATGCCGATTCCCAGATTAAGCTGTCTCTGAAGAGGATGGTGAGTGGCGGGGTCCTGCGCCACACTAAAGGCATCGGCGCCTCAGGCTCCTTCAAACTGGCTAAAGCAGAGGAcaccaaaaaggcacctaaagctAAAACCGTTGTGAAACCAAAGAAGTCGCCTGTGAAAGTCGCCAAGCCCAAGAAGGTAGCAAAGCCCAAGAAGGTGGCCAAATCACCAGCAAAAGCCAAGAAAGCGAAAGTGTCAGTGAAGAAAGTGAAAAAGTCCCCGAAGAAAGCGGCACCAAAGCCCAAGAAAGTAGTAAAGAAAGCCAAGGTGGCAAAGCCAGCCAGGGCAGCCAAGCCCAAGAAGGCCAAAGCTGCAAAACCCAAAGCCAAGGCAGCAGCCAAGAAAGCCACAAAGAAAAAGTAA